The DNA window GCAGGTTTGCTGGCTCCTTTTGCAGCAATGGCGCAGGAATCTCACGCCGACGCCAAGGCCCAGGTGGAAGAGCGTGATGCGCATCATCACAATAAGGCGAAGATCGTGGGTGGCTCCGCCGCGGGCGGGGCAGCTACAGGAGCACTTGTGGGTGGCCCCGTGGGCGCCGCGGTCGGTGCAGGTGTAGGCGCAACAGGCGGTGTGGTCGCCAACAAGGCACGCAAGCACAACTCCATCAAGAAGCGCGAGGAAACTGCGCGTCCGGACGAACCCAGAAATGACGAACCCAGAAACTAACTCTTGTATTCGCTCTCAAAAAGAGAGAGTATGAAGTTCAACTTTGTCCTTTGGCGAGGACAAGCAGGGCGAGCGGCGACGGCTGCTCGCCCTTTATCTTTCCGTTGAGCCGTTCCGTGCGGCATGAACAAACTGCTGCATCCGTGCTGCATCCTTCACACCTGGCGCAGATTCCACACCGCTGGAAATATCCACGCCCCACGGCCTGAGGACACGCACTGCCTCCGCCACATTCTCCGGACGCAAACCACCTGCGGCAATCACCGGCAACGGCGCCTCCTGCACTACCGAAGCGGCTGCGCCCCAATCAAACGTCACTCCTGTGCCGCCGCTGCCCTGCTTCGTCCGCGAATCCATCAAAGCGGCATCCACCAGGTTGGAATCCGCCAGTGCCGATAATTCCGCACGCAGCCGTTCCTGTTGCAGTTCCGCAGGCTCATCCACGTCCCAATGCACCACCTGGATCAGCCGCGGCGCATCGCTCTTCGGAAAACGCAGACGCAAAGCAGATGCCAGCGCCGCGTCGAACGCTCCGTGGATCTGGATACCCGTGATTCCCGCCGCCTCTGCTGTACGCAGAATGAACTCCGGATCGCGTTGGGTAAACACACCAAACGTGGCTACGTGGGACGGCAACTGCGAAGTAATCGTCCGCACATGCTCCGCCGTCACCAGCCGCTTGCCATGCGCAAAGATGAACCCCAGCGCGTCCACGCCCAGTTCAACGGCGCGCTGGCAATCCTCCAGTCGCGTATTGCCGCAGATTTTCACCCACATGGGAACGCTACTCCGCCGCCACAAGCTGCGGTTGCAGAAGAGCAGCCAATGCATCGCCCGGATCATCCTTCCGCATCAGCGATTCGCCGATCAGAAACGCGTCATACCCTGCACCCAACATGCGACGGATGTCCGCGGACGAACCAATACCGCTCTCCGCCACACGCACAGCATCCGTTGGCAGCAGCTCCGCCAGCTTCTCCGCTTCTGCCGTGTTCACTTCAAAGGTGCGCAGATTGCGGCTGTTCACACCGAACATCTCGCATCCCAGATCCAGCGCCCGGGCCAGTTCTTCGCGATCGTGCACCTCGCACAACACATCCAACTCTGCGTTCTTCGCAGCCGCGCGCAACGTCCGAAGCTCCGCATCCGACAGCGCCGCCACAATCAGCAGAATGGCATCCGCTCGATG is part of the Terriglobus sp. RCC_193 genome and encodes:
- the trpC gene encoding indole-3-glycerol phosphate synthase TrpC encodes the protein MTHLDRILVQTRIALAQQRSPDRLRELERMAADHTPRGFAAALRMAAKTRPAVIAELKKASPSKGLIRPEFDPAWLAQSLERGGAACLSVLTDEPFFQGSLRNLEIASQSVKLPCLRKDFMVDEFQIVEARAHRADAILLIVAALSDAELRTLRAAAKNAELDVLCEVHDREELARALDLGCEMFGVNSRNLRTFEVNTAEAEKLAELLPTDAVRVAESGIGSSADIRRMLGAGYDAFLIGESLMRKDDPGDALAALLQPQLVAAE
- a CDS encoding phosphoribosylanthranilate isomerase, with translation MWVKICGNTRLEDCQRAVELGVDALGFIFAHGKRLVTAEHVRTITSQLPSHVATFGVFTQRDPEFILRTAEAAGITGIQIHGAFDAALASALRLRFPKSDAPRLIQVVHWDVDEPAELQQERLRAELSALADSNLVDAALMDSRTKQGSGGTGVTFDWGAAASVVQEAPLPVIAAGGLRPENVAEAVRVLRPWGVDISSGVESAPGVKDAARMQQFVHAARNGSTER